One Manihot esculenta cultivar AM560-2 chromosome 18, M.esculenta_v8, whole genome shotgun sequence genomic window carries:
- the LOC110606263 gene encoding uncharacterized protein LOC110606263, translating into MCPLRLILIFLSATLAGFFVVRNFKSRPFTADDNDSDESSSTERPFPSKVRSAIESGFWTCVDMASGRYLWRHLVSSPSSSSSSPPKHSN; encoded by the exons atgtgccCATTGAGGCTTATTCTGATATTTCTCTCCGCTACTCTTGCTGGCTTTTTCGTTGTAAGAAACTTCAAATCACGGCCCTTCACCGCCGACGACAATGATTCCGATGAATCTTCCTCGACCGAGCGTCCATTTCCCTCCAAG GTTCGATCGGCAATAGAATCTGGATTTTGGACCTGCGTGGACATGGCGAGTGGACGATACCTTTGGAGGCATTTGgtctcttctccttcttcgTCTTCATCTTCTCCTCCTAAGCATTCTAATTGA
- the LOC110605938 gene encoding uncharacterized protein LOC110605938, with product MLGLKNVIQRLEGDLVNQGKALNQALLFRDKIESFGTALAQKAIKFTNPAEWWINYGESAPELRKIAIKVLSQTTSASNCERNWSTFSLIHTKTRNRLKYQKLHALVFVHYNMRLKIRNVTRKSQQELDRSYDPINLDYIFEEYDPLNSWLEERESPLLDGQPNPWLDDEEAGNAPSQSATQTQGQQGAAGDDDTFILSSSSSNDDDGGGDQGGGGTTVEGGGSRSSQDPPCQRQSGIRIASEPSPMRKDVAYEEEGSIDSLNYGYNAGTYNPNFMYGGGPGGSSSYEDTSSNYGFHGQFRGVPYPTNYPPAYSYYPLLGAESALSYPQPTYGDPNDIMGGGSLFSFDPQQYYQHQQHHLNDQSSESQSQDQQEPARRSFWW from the exons ATGTTGGGTCTCAAAAATGTGATTCAACGTCTAGAGGGGGATTTAGTAAATCAAGGAAAAGCATTAAATCAA GCCCTACTTTTTCGGGACAAAATAGAGAGTTTTGGAACAGCTTTGGCGCAAAAGGCAATTAAGTTCACTAATCCAG CTGAGTGGTGGATTAATTATGGAGAAAGTGCTCCTGAGTTGAGAAAAATCGCTATTAAAGTACTGAGCCAAACAACTTCAGCTTCAAACTGCGAGAGAAATTGGAGCACATTTTCTCTCATTCACACAAAGACAAGAAACAGATTGAAGTATCAAAAATTACATGCACTTGTCTTTGTGCACTACAACATGAGGCTGAAAATCAGAAATGTGACAAGAAAAAGCCAACAGGAGTTAGACAGGAGCTATGATCCAATTAATTTGGATTATATTTTTGAAGAATATGATCCATTAAACTCTTGGTTGGAGGAAAGGGAATCTCCATTGCTTGATGGGCAACCAAATCCATGGTTAGATGATGAAGAGGCGGGTAATGCTCCATCACAGTCTGCCACTCAAACTCAAGGACAACAAGGTGCTGCTGGTGATGATgatacttttattttatccaGCTCTAGTAGTAATGATGATGATGGTGGTGGTGATCAAGGTGGAGGAGGAACCACAGTTGAAGGAGGTGGTAGTCGTAGTTCACAAGATCCACCTTGTCAAAGACAAAGTGGAATTAGAATTGCTTCTGAACCATCTCCGATGC GTAAGGATGTTGCATATGAGGAGGAGGGGTCAATTGATTCATTAAATTATGGATACAACGCTGGCACGTATAATCCAAATTTTATGTATGGTGGTGGACCTGGTGGTAGCTCATCATATGAAGATACTTCATCAAACTATGGATTCCATGGCCAATTTAGAGGGGTGCCTTATCCAACAAATTATCCTCCTGCATATTCATATTACCCCTTATTAGGAGCAGAGTCAGCTTTATCATACCCTCAGCCAACTTATGGTGATCCTAATGATATTATGGGTGGTGGTTCTTTATTCAGTTTTGATCCACAACAATACTATCAACATCAGCAGCATCACCTTAATGATCAAAGCTCAGAGAGCCAAAGTCAAGACCAACAAGAACCTGCACGACGTTCTTTTTGGTGGTAG